From Pseudomonadota bacterium, the proteins below share one genomic window:
- a CDS encoding DUF333 domain-containing protein, producing MTATTTPWAFVGIFSFAACFACAACGTGTSGAPPPQDEARLGTFEAAPETAAGAPAPQLANPASVNCEEKGGKLEMRTEPAGQFGVCVFPDGSRCEEWRFFRDECKQGECRADDGKCEAKND from the coding sequence ATGACCGCAACCACGACACCCTGGGCGTTCGTCGGCATCTTCTCGTTCGCAGCGTGCTTCGCGTGCGCCGCGTGCGGCACCGGCACGAGCGGAGCGCCTCCTCCGCAGGACGAGGCCCGACTCGGCACGTTCGAGGCGGCTCCGGAAACGGCGGCCGGCGCTCCGGCGCCACAGCTCGCGAACCCCGCGTCCGTGAACTGCGAGGAGAAGGGCGGGAAGCTCGAGATGCGCACCGAGCCGGCGGGGCAGTTCGGCGTGTGCGTGTTCCCGGACGGCTCCAGGTGCGAGGAGTGGCGGTTCTTCCGCGACGAGTGCAAGCAGGGCGAGTGCCGCGCCGACGACGGCAAGTGCGAGGCGAAGAACGACTGA
- a CDS encoding FHA domain-containing protein: protein MTSSPGASHDSRIGRDVNERTMISPLVSLSWSGKLLRAGFELLAGEAFAKIDPGVDGIVVAAASPSSGERAGGLYARREAGRLWSGLLGRHDATSLSLPSDSALSLRHAILIARVTDDGCPIFRALDLRSGTGMFDASGAPHRSVIANGPLRLRVGNSALFAIPTGDLFRDGRVVPYDDLAWPEPERWLPDAPPERRLGEISGVTTRSAMMSLEGGRARRLLRGGADHPQVGRFVVDIGGLCSEIAVDDVALRKGILFGRYSRCDINCENAPMSELISRVHALFLMVDESLRVFDTGSTNGIGHGDGSASGLELVRVRDTRLSLGADASITWCPAASSSPGRA from the coding sequence ATGACCAGCTCCCCGGGCGCCTCCCACGACAGCAGAATCGGACGCGACGTGAACGAACGGACGATGATCTCGCCGCTCGTCTCGCTCTCCTGGTCCGGGAAGCTGCTGCGGGCGGGGTTCGAGCTGCTCGCCGGGGAGGCGTTCGCGAAGATCGATCCGGGCGTGGACGGGATCGTCGTCGCCGCGGCGTCGCCGAGCAGCGGCGAGCGCGCAGGGGGGCTTTACGCGCGCCGCGAGGCCGGAAGGTTGTGGTCGGGCCTTTTGGGCCGGCACGACGCGACGTCGCTCTCGCTCCCGTCCGACAGCGCGCTGTCGCTCCGGCACGCGATCCTGATCGCGCGGGTCACCGACGACGGCTGCCCGATCTTCCGCGCGCTCGACCTGCGCTCGGGCACAGGGATGTTCGACGCGAGCGGCGCACCGCACAGGTCGGTCATCGCCAACGGCCCTTTGCGGCTGCGCGTCGGAAACTCGGCGCTGTTCGCGATCCCGACGGGTGATCTGTTCCGCGACGGCCGCGTCGTCCCGTACGACGACCTCGCCTGGCCGGAGCCGGAGCGGTGGCTCCCGGACGCGCCGCCCGAGAGGCGACTCGGGGAGATCTCCGGGGTGACGACGCGCTCGGCGATGATGTCGCTCGAGGGGGGGCGCGCGCGCCGGCTCCTGCGCGGCGGAGCGGACCATCCGCAGGTCGGCCGGTTCGTGGTCGACATCGGCGGCCTTTGCTCCGAGATCGCCGTGGACGACGTCGCGCTGCGCAAAGGCATCCTGTTCGGCCGGTACTCGCGCTGCGACATCAACTGCGAAAACGCTCCGATGTCCGAGCTGATCTCGCGGGTCCACGCCCTCTTCCTGATGGTGGACGAGAGCCTCCGCGTGTTCGACACCGGATCGACGAACGGCATCGGCCACGGCGACGGCAGCGCGAGCGGCCTCGAGCTCGTCCGGGTGCGGGACACGCGGCTGTCGCTCGGAGCGGACGCGTCGATCACTTGGTGTCCAGCCGCTTCTTCCTCTCCCGGGCGAGCTTGA
- a CDS encoding phospholipase D-like domain-containing protein — MKRQKRSAPDERALLPQLRLLADGAFSRTAGAPLIGGNEVLLLEDAGENYPRWLATIRSAKDHVHFENYFIQEDDTGSELAEMLSIKARDGVRVRLVYDWLGSFGRASRRFWRELRAAGVEVRAYNPPRLSSPLGLFSRDHRKTLVVDNEIGFVSGLCVGDAWVGDPERGIAPWRDTGVQIRGPAVADIERAFARTWALCGDPLSEPVEAPPPAGEVSLRIVSSEPSTAGMLRLDQLIAALARKRLWLSDAYFNGTTLYIQALRAAARDGVDVRLLLPSTTDIPILQPVSRASYRTLLEAGVRIFEWNGTMVHAKTAVTDGRWSRVGSTNLNVASWFSNCELDAVIEDDAFGAQMEEMYLRDLENATEIILDVRCKVRAPGRPARGRHRVGHTYEKSTRVAAGAVRIGRTVGAALTDRRVLGSVESRLAILTGLLVCSLAALVAIFPRVLAYPAAAIGAWIGLALLWRGFKLARERKKRLDTK; from the coding sequence ATGAAGCGCCAGAAGCGATCGGCACCGGACGAGCGCGCGTTGCTGCCGCAGCTCCGACTGCTTGCCGACGGCGCCTTCTCGCGGACCGCGGGCGCGCCGCTCATCGGGGGGAACGAGGTCCTCCTGCTCGAGGACGCCGGCGAGAACTACCCGAGGTGGCTCGCGACGATCCGCTCGGCCAAGGACCACGTCCATTTCGAGAACTACTTCATCCAGGAGGACGACACCGGCAGCGAGCTGGCCGAGATGCTGAGCATCAAGGCGCGCGACGGCGTGCGCGTTCGGCTCGTCTACGACTGGCTGGGCAGCTTCGGCCGGGCATCGCGGAGGTTCTGGCGGGAGCTGCGGGCGGCCGGCGTCGAGGTCCGGGCGTACAACCCCCCGCGGCTCTCGAGCCCGCTCGGGCTGTTCTCGCGCGATCACAGGAAGACGCTCGTGGTCGACAACGAGATCGGTTTCGTCTCCGGGCTGTGCGTGGGGGACGCCTGGGTCGGCGATCCGGAGCGCGGGATAGCGCCGTGGCGCGACACTGGGGTGCAGATCAGGGGGCCCGCGGTCGCGGATATCGAGCGCGCCTTCGCCCGCACCTGGGCGCTCTGCGGCGATCCCTTGTCCGAACCCGTCGAGGCGCCGCCCCCCGCCGGCGAGGTGAGCCTGCGCATCGTTTCGAGCGAGCCGTCCACGGCCGGCATGCTCCGACTGGATCAGCTGATCGCCGCGCTCGCGCGCAAGCGGCTGTGGCTGTCGGACGCCTACTTCAACGGCACCACCCTGTACATCCAGGCGCTGAGGGCCGCGGCGCGGGACGGCGTGGATGTGCGCCTCCTCCTCCCGAGCACGACCGACATCCCGATCCTCCAGCCGGTGTCGCGCGCGAGCTACAGGACGCTCCTCGAGGCGGGCGTGCGGATCTTCGAGTGGAACGGGACGATGGTGCACGCCAAGACGGCCGTCACCGACGGGCGCTGGTCGCGGGTGGGCTCGACGAACCTCAACGTGGCGAGCTGGTTCAGCAACTGCGAGCTCGACGCCGTCATCGAGGACGACGCGTTCGGCGCCCAGATGGAGGAGATGTACCTGCGCGATCTCGAGAACGCGACCGAGATCATCCTCGACGTGCGGTGCAAGGTGCGCGCACCAGGAAGGCCCGCTCGCGGGCGCCATCGCGTCGGGCACACCTATGAGAAGTCGACGCGTGTCGCGGCCGGCGCGGTCCGCATCGGCCGAACGGTCGGCGCGGCGCTGACGGACCGCCGGGTCCTGGGATCCGTCGAGTCGCGCCTCGCAATCCTCACGGGTCTCCTTGTCTGCAGCCTCGCCGCGCTCGTGGCGATCTTCCCGCGCGTCCTCGCCTACCCCGCGGCCGCCATCGGCGCGTGGATCGGCCTCGCGCTCCTCTGGCGGGGGTTCAAGCTCGCCCGGGAGAGGAAGAAGCGGCTGGACACCAAGTGA
- a CDS encoding GIY-YIG nuclease family protein, giving the protein MGDWFVYVARCADGTLYTGITTDVPRRIEAHNRGRGSKYTASRRPLALAYVVGAADRSAASRLEREIKRLTREEKLALIAADREVPGSARSSRA; this is encoded by the coding sequence ATGGGCGATTGGTTCGTCTACGTCGCGCGCTGTGCGGACGGAACGCTCTACACGGGCATCACCACGGACGTGCCCCGGCGGATCGAGGCGCACAACCGCGGTCGAGGATCGAAGTACACCGCGTCCAGGCGACCACTGGCGCTCGCGTACGTCGTCGGCGCGGCCGACAGGAGCGCGGCGAGCCGTCTGGAGCGGGAGATCAAGCGGCTCACGCGCGAGGAGAAGCTCGCGCTGATCGCTGCCGACCGGGAGGTTCCTGGGAGCGCGAGATCCTCACGGGCGTGA
- a CDS encoding cupin domain-containing protein yields MPSGQAVELKGLVEYQSGAIVSREIAKTKGGTATLFAFDAGQGLSEHTAPFDAIITVLEGEAEVAVGGAPTRPVAGQAVLMPANIPHAVHALGRFKMLIIMLRD; encoded by the coding sequence ATGCCCTCCGGGCAAGCGGTGGAGCTCAAGGGGCTCGTCGAGTACCAGTCCGGGGCGATCGTGAGCCGCGAGATCGCGAAGACCAAAGGGGGCACCGCGACGCTGTTCGCCTTCGACGCGGGGCAGGGGCTCTCGGAGCACACCGCTCCTTTCGACGCGATAATCACGGTGCTCGAGGGCGAGGCCGAGGTGGCGGTCGGGGGCGCGCCGACGAGGCCCGTCGCAGGGCAGGCGGTGCTCATGCCGGCGAACATCCCGCACGCCGTCCACGCGCTCGGCCGGTTCAAGATGCTGATCATCATGCTGCGCGACTGA
- a CDS encoding ATP-binding protein, producing MTAEKDRLPGEDATRLSAFRDLSRSLAQLGGGELSESQYLQRVSGDLLEHVAADVVAWDLTLGGIEVRARLVRRPSGLEWITNPGPEPLFDAAGGHAIALGLRAFEDVGSLRIARAERPFSEDERILCEIVGSSIAVALANRVTGASLRERVKEMRCLVAVAQLAEQSDRPFDEVLTGITSLLAPAMMYPEIASARIVLDDSTYESGAATAKVAFMEADIFVRGERRGVVRIAYDAIRPAMHEGPFLREERRLLDAVANELTGIIERREALEQRALLEEQIRHADRLATIGQLAAGVAHELNEPLGAILGFAQLLTAQGGLDDAVSADLDKIVAACLHARDIVNKLRLFARQSPPSRAPVDLNEVIQDGLYFTEAQCARQGVSVVRDLDPDLPAIDADRGQVLQVLTNLTVNAMQAMPGGGTLTIRTRRREREVAMIVQDDGVGMTKENVRKIFVPFFTTKPADQGTGLGLSVVHGIVAAHGGTIEVRSEAGAGAAFEVRLPLEREP from the coding sequence ATGACGGCGGAGAAGGATCGATTGCCGGGCGAGGACGCGACGCGGCTTTCCGCGTTCCGCGATCTCTCGCGGTCGCTCGCGCAGCTGGGCGGAGGCGAGCTCTCGGAGAGCCAGTACCTGCAGCGCGTTTCGGGCGACCTGCTCGAGCACGTCGCCGCGGACGTCGTCGCTTGGGACCTCACGCTGGGAGGCATCGAGGTCCGCGCCCGGCTCGTGCGCCGCCCTTCGGGCCTCGAGTGGATCACGAATCCGGGGCCCGAGCCGCTCTTCGACGCCGCGGGCGGGCACGCCATCGCGCTCGGGCTGCGGGCGTTCGAGGACGTCGGATCGCTTCGCATCGCCCGTGCCGAGCGGCCGTTCTCGGAGGACGAGCGGATCCTGTGCGAGATCGTCGGCAGCTCCATCGCAGTGGCGCTCGCGAACCGCGTCACCGGCGCCTCGCTGCGCGAGCGCGTGAAGGAGATGCGCTGCCTGGTCGCCGTCGCCCAGCTCGCGGAGCAGTCCGACCGGCCGTTCGACGAGGTGCTCACCGGGATCACCTCGCTCCTGGCGCCGGCGATGATGTACCCGGAGATCGCCTCCGCGCGCATCGTGCTCGACGATTCGACCTACGAGTCCGGCGCGGCCACCGCAAAGGTCGCGTTCATGGAGGCGGACATCTTCGTCCGCGGCGAGCGGCGGGGCGTTGTCCGGATCGCCTACGACGCGATCCGGCCCGCGATGCACGAGGGTCCCTTCCTGCGGGAGGAGCGGCGGCTCCTCGACGCGGTGGCGAACGAGCTGACGGGCATCATCGAACGCCGCGAGGCGCTCGAGCAGCGCGCGCTCCTCGAGGAACAGATCCGGCACGCGGATCGGCTCGCCACGATAGGCCAGCTCGCCGCGGGCGTGGCCCACGAGCTCAACGAGCCGCTCGGCGCCATCCTCGGGTTCGCCCAGCTCTTGACGGCGCAGGGCGGTCTCGACGACGCGGTGAGCGCGGACCTCGACAAGATCGTCGCCGCGTGCCTCCACGCCCGCGACATCGTCAACAAGCTGCGCCTCTTCGCCCGGCAGTCGCCGCCGAGCCGGGCGCCCGTCGATCTCAACGAGGTGATCCAGGACGGCCTCTACTTCACCGAGGCGCAGTGCGCGCGGCAGGGCGTCTCCGTCGTCCGGGATCTGGATCCCGATCTGCCCGCCATCGACGCGGACAGGGGGCAGGTGCTCCAGGTGCTCACGAACCTCACCGTCAACGCCATGCAGGCGATGCCGGGCGGCGGCACGCTCACGATCCGCACGCGGCGCCGGGAGCGCGAGGTGGCGATGATCGTGCAGGACGACGGCGTCGGCATGACAAAGGAGAACGTGCGGAAGATCTTCGTGCCGTTTTTCACCACCAAGCCGGCCGACCAGGGGACCGGGCTCGGCCTCTCGGTGGTCCACGGCATCGTCGCGGCCCACGGCGGAACGATCGAGGTCCGGAGCGAGGCCGGCGCCGGCGCCGCATTCGAAGTGCGGCTTCCACTCGAGAGGGAACCATGA
- a CDS encoding sigma-54 dependent transcriptional regulator yields the protein MTRQQDKERILVVDDSPATIEVIQRNLRSRGYTVITASCAAEAVETLRGSAIDLVITDYRMPGQSGMELVRHIRENHADVEVMMITGYATVEGAVEAVKGGAEEYLPKPFTADELFAAVSRALDKLQVRRAARSRTLTTPRSPHGIIGESEAMQQIYRMIAKTARSSATVLITGESGTGKELIARAIHYGGPRAASSFVAVNCGGIPEGLLESELFGYVKGAFTGAIETRAGFFQAADGGTIFLDEVGETSLAMQVKLLRVLQDKEVCMVGSTRAQPVDARILAATNKDLAAMGQRGLFREDLYYRLNVVSIELPPLRERGDDVLLLTNHFIAKYAADAERPVPRFTDAALNLLRRNHWSGNVRALENVIQNLLVMADGDVIDVPDFPPLMRCAGFRESGLDRSLAEVEAEHIRGVLASVDGNKTRAAEILGIDRKTLREKLRR from the coding sequence ATGACCCGACAACAGGACAAGGAACGCATTCTCGTCGTCGACGACTCGCCGGCGACGATCGAGGTCATCCAGCGCAACCTGAGGTCGCGCGGCTACACGGTGATCACGGCGAGCTGCGCGGCCGAGGCCGTCGAGACGCTCCGGGGCTCCGCGATCGACCTCGTCATCACGGACTACCGCATGCCCGGGCAGAGCGGCATGGAGCTCGTGCGGCACATCCGCGAGAACCACGCGGACGTCGAGGTGATGATGATCACCGGCTACGCGACGGTGGAGGGGGCGGTGGAGGCGGTCAAGGGCGGCGCCGAGGAGTACCTCCCGAAGCCGTTCACCGCCGACGAGCTGTTCGCCGCGGTCTCGCGGGCGCTCGACAAGCTGCAGGTCCGCAGGGCCGCGCGCTCACGCACGCTCACCACTCCGAGATCCCCCCACGGGATCATCGGCGAGTCGGAGGCGATGCAGCAAATCTATCGCATGATCGCGAAGACCGCGCGGTCGTCGGCCACGGTGCTCATCACCGGCGAGAGCGGCACCGGCAAGGAGCTGATCGCGCGCGCCATCCACTACGGCGGGCCGCGCGCCGCGTCGTCGTTCGTGGCGGTGAACTGCGGCGGCATCCCCGAGGGGCTCCTGGAGAGCGAGCTGTTCGGCTACGTCAAGGGCGCGTTCACGGGCGCCATCGAGACGCGCGCCGGCTTCTTCCAGGCCGCGGACGGCGGCACCATCTTCCTCGACGAGGTCGGCGAGACGAGCCTCGCGATGCAGGTCAAGCTCCTGCGCGTGCTCCAGGACAAGGAGGTCTGCATGGTCGGATCGACCCGCGCGCAGCCGGTGGACGCGCGGATCCTCGCCGCGACCAACAAGGACCTCGCCGCGATGGGGCAAAGGGGGCTCTTCCGCGAGGACCTCTACTACCGGCTCAACGTCGTGTCGATCGAGTTGCCGCCGCTTCGCGAGCGCGGCGACGACGTGCTCCTGCTCACCAACCACTTCATCGCCAAGTACGCCGCCGACGCGGAGCGGCCGGTGCCGCGCTTCACGGACGCGGCGCTGAACCTCCTGCGCCGCAACCACTGGTCGGGCAACGTCCGCGCACTCGAGAACGTGATCCAGAACCTGCTGGTCATGGCAGACGGCGACGTCATCGACGTCCCGGACTTCCCGCCGCTCATGCGCTGCGCGGGCTTCCGCGAGAGCGGCCTCGACCGCAGCCTCGCCGAGGTCGAGGCGGAGCACATCCGCGGCGTCCTCGCCTCGGTGGACGGCAACAAGACCCGCGCCGCCGAGATCCTCGGCATCGACCGCAAGACGCTGCGCGAAAAGCTGCGGCGGTAG
- a CDS encoding Glu/Leu/Phe/Val dehydrogenase, with amino-acid sequence MASSSFNPFEMAQRQFDKVADLLDLDAATRSILREPMREFGFSIPVKMDDGTTRVFRGFRVQHNDARGPCKGGIRFHPQETHDTVRALSMWMTWKCAVVDIPLGGGKGGVVCDPHDLSQGEQERLCRGWIRQMAKNVGPLVDIPAPDVMTNAQHMLWMLDEFEAIHGAKYPGFITGKPVGMGGSLGRTEATGYGVMFCVREALKLLGLRPDQTTASFQGFGNVSQYAIQLFEQMGGKAMAVSCWDQHDKASYTYLKKGGISLEELRGIADKFGGIDKEKARKLGYELKPGDAWIEQDVDILVPAALENQINAQTVDKISKRVKLLAEGANGPTTPEADAVIEKRGIFVVPDFLANAGGVTCSYFEQVQCNMNYFWDKDEVLGKLDQKMTAAFIAVSDLAKKKKIYMRDAAYVIAVSRVASACKDRGWV; translated from the coding sequence ATGGCCAGCAGTTCATTCAACCCGTTCGAGATGGCACAGCGGCAGTTCGACAAGGTAGCCGACCTTCTCGACCTTGATGCGGCGACGCGCAGCATCCTCAGGGAGCCGATGCGGGAGTTCGGTTTCAGCATCCCGGTCAAGATGGACGACGGAACGACCCGCGTGTTTCGCGGCTTCCGCGTGCAGCACAACGACGCCCGCGGCCCGTGCAAGGGCGGCATCCGCTTCCACCCGCAGGAGACCCACGACACCGTGCGCGCGCTCTCGATGTGGATGACGTGGAAGTGCGCGGTCGTCGACATCCCGCTCGGCGGCGGCAAGGGCGGCGTCGTGTGCGATCCGCACGATCTCAGCCAGGGCGAGCAGGAGCGGCTGTGCCGCGGCTGGATCCGGCAGATGGCGAAGAACGTCGGGCCGCTCGTCGACATCCCGGCGCCGGACGTCATGACGAACGCCCAGCACATGCTGTGGATGCTCGACGAGTTCGAGGCGATCCACGGCGCCAAGTACCCGGGCTTCATCACCGGCAAGCCGGTGGGCATGGGCGGCTCCCTCGGGCGCACCGAGGCGACCGGCTACGGCGTGATGTTCTGCGTGCGCGAGGCGCTCAAGCTGCTCGGGCTGCGCCCGGACCAGACGACCGCGTCGTTCCAGGGGTTCGGCAACGTGTCGCAGTACGCGATCCAGCTCTTCGAGCAGATGGGCGGCAAGGCGATGGCGGTCTCCTGCTGGGATCAGCACGACAAGGCGTCGTACACCTACCTCAAGAAGGGCGGGATCTCCCTGGAGGAGCTGCGGGGCATCGCGGACAAGTTCGGCGGCATCGACAAGGAGAAGGCGCGCAAGCTCGGCTACGAGCTCAAGCCGGGCGACGCCTGGATCGAGCAGGACGTCGACATCCTCGTCCCCGCGGCGCTCGAGAACCAGATCAACGCCCAGACGGTGGACAAGATCTCGAAACGCGTGAAGCTCCTCGCCGAGGGCGCGAACGGCCCGACCACCCCCGAGGCGGACGCGGTGATCGAGAAGCGGGGCATCTTCGTCGTCCCGGACTTCCTCGCGAACGCGGGCGGCGTGACCTGCAGCTACTTCGAGCAGGTGCAGTGCAACATGAACTACTTCTGGGACAAGGACGAGGTGCTCGGCAAGCTCGACCAGAAGATGACCGCCGCGTTCATCGCCGTGAGCGATCTCGCGAAGAAGAAGAAGATCTACATGCGCGACGCCGCCTACGTGATCGCGGTGAGCCGCGTGGCGAGCGCCTGCAAGGACCGCGGCTGGGTCTAG
- a CDS encoding PEP/pyruvate-binding domain-containing protein: MIREFDRRFLKAENELTRIGAGEIGGKAAGLAGIADTLSRLFPAGRFPGISVAIPHCTVIGTEHFDAFLAANGLGADAVVGLPDARIAHEFQGGALPPRLVGDLRALAEEVRSPLAVRSSSALEDAIFRPFAGVYATKMIPNNQPQPDERFKRLVEAVKLVWASTFFADARRYLATVDRAPGDEKMAVLVQEVVGRRYGDRFYPGVAGVARSHNFYPSGGADPADGVVDLALGLGKTIVDGGTVWSYSPARPTAPPPFNGVADMMKHTQTAFWAVNMGKAPAWDPIREAEHLVQGRLADAELDGSLHLLASTYDPQSDRLVPGTGPDGPRVLNFAPLLDGFDVPLNDAVRALLAACEEALGAKVEIELAVDLDPRRGKPARLGFLQVRPMVVSGGQIEVPVERLGGADVVIASTDALGNGARSDLEDIVYLKPDAFAPKFSADAAMEVALINASLAAEQRHYLLVGFGRWGTSDPWRGVPVTWAQIGNARAVIEVWRKGMETALSQGSHFFHNVTSFEVLYLSVPEKAAERVDWKWLSEQPLVRETRFVRHVRPARPVEVAVDGRSRRGMVVRHDE; encoded by the coding sequence GTGATCCGCGAATTCGACCGCCGGTTCCTGAAGGCGGAGAACGAGCTGACGCGCATCGGCGCCGGCGAGATCGGCGGCAAGGCGGCCGGCCTCGCCGGGATCGCGGACACCCTCTCGCGCCTCTTCCCCGCGGGCCGCTTCCCGGGGATCTCCGTCGCCATCCCGCACTGCACCGTGATCGGCACCGAGCACTTCGACGCCTTCCTCGCGGCGAACGGCCTCGGCGCCGACGCGGTGGTCGGCCTCCCGGACGCACGGATCGCCCACGAGTTCCAGGGCGGCGCCCTGCCGCCCCGGCTCGTCGGCGATCTGCGCGCCCTCGCGGAGGAGGTGCGCTCTCCGCTCGCGGTGCGCTCCTCGAGCGCGCTGGAGGACGCTATCTTCCGGCCGTTCGCCGGCGTCTACGCGACGAAGATGATCCCCAACAACCAGCCGCAGCCGGACGAGCGCTTCAAGCGGCTCGTCGAGGCTGTGAAGCTCGTCTGGGCGTCGACGTTCTTCGCGGACGCGCGGCGCTACCTCGCGACGGTGGACCGCGCGCCCGGGGACGAGAAGATGGCGGTGCTGGTCCAGGAGGTGGTCGGCCGCCGGTACGGCGATCGCTTCTACCCCGGCGTCGCCGGCGTCGCGCGCTCCCACAACTTCTACCCGAGCGGGGGGGCGGATCCCGCCGACGGCGTCGTCGACCTGGCGCTCGGGCTCGGGAAGACGATCGTCGACGGCGGCACGGTATGGAGCTACTCGCCGGCGCGTCCGACCGCGCCGCCGCCGTTCAACGGCGTCGCCGACATGATGAAGCACACGCAGACGGCGTTCTGGGCTGTGAACATGGGCAAGGCGCCCGCGTGGGATCCTATCCGCGAGGCCGAGCACCTTGTCCAGGGGCGCCTCGCCGACGCCGAGCTCGACGGCAGCCTGCACCTCCTGGCGTCGACCTACGACCCGCAGTCCGACAGGCTCGTGCCCGGGACCGGGCCGGACGGCCCCCGCGTGCTGAACTTCGCGCCGCTCCTGGACGGGTTCGACGTCCCGCTGAACGACGCCGTGCGCGCCCTGCTCGCGGCGTGCGAGGAGGCCCTCGGCGCCAAGGTCGAGATCGAGCTCGCCGTGGACCTGGACCCGCGCAGGGGGAAGCCCGCCCGCCTCGGCTTCCTCCAGGTGCGGCCGATGGTCGTGAGCGGCGGCCAGATCGAGGTGCCCGTCGAGCGCCTGGGCGGCGCGGACGTCGTCATCGCCTCGACCGACGCCCTCGGCAACGGAGCGCGGAGCGATCTCGAGGACATCGTCTACCTGAAGCCGGACGCGTTCGCGCCCAAGTTCTCCGCCGACGCCGCCATGGAGGTCGCGCTCATCAACGCCTCGCTGGCCGCCGAGCAGCGGCACTACCTGCTCGTCGGTTTCGGCCGTTGGGGAACGTCGGATCCGTGGCGCGGCGTGCCCGTGACCTGGGCGCAGATCGGGAACGCCCGCGCCGTCATCGAGGTCTGGAGGAAGGGGATGGAGACGGCGCTGAGCCAGGGCTCCCATTTCTTCCACAACGTCACGAGCTTCGAGGTACTCTACCTCTCCGTGCCGGAGAAGGCGGCGGAGCGCGTGGACTGGAAGTGGCTCTCGGAGCAGCCGCTCGTCCGGGAGACGCGGTTCGTGCGGCACGTGCGCCCGGCGCGCCCGGTCGAGGTCGCCGTCGACGGCCGCAGCCGCAGGGGGATGGTGGTGCGTCATGACGAATGA